The DNA sequence ACTTCTGCAGATGCGTCGGCGCAGCCGCGGCGATCTCGGCAATCAGCTCATCGGGGATCGGCCCGGGCCCGCTCGGCATCGCCGACACCAGCCCGATAGCATAGGCGCCGAGAGACGACGCGAGTTCAGCTTCGTCGAGCGACGCGATGCAGCACACTTTCATCACAGGCATTTGAACACGCTGGCGGCGCTCCCTTTGGTGAGCGAATACGTGCCGATCGTGATCGCCGAATCGGTCCGGGTGACGGTCAGCGACATGCTCGTGCCGGTAATGCGGCCGTCGTAGAGCGCGGGGAACGACGGGAGCACCTCGCCATCGCGCACGGGGCCGCCGTGTTCACGCACCCATACGCCCGACGCGCTGAAGAGGCCGTCGGACGACGGGGTGAGCGCGCCCGTGAACGCGCCGTGTGCACAGTCGAACTCGGCGGTACCGCCCTGCGCCGTGACCGTGAGCGCGATGTGCTGGCCGCCCCAGCTACCGACCGGGTCGGCGGGCGCGGTGGTGTCGCTGCAGGCGGCCGCGCCGAGGAATGCGGTGCACAGCACGGTGCGGCGGATCACCCTGTCGCGCGCTCCAGCGCCGCGGTCATCGGCCGCAGTTCGCTGCCCACGTAGCAGTGCATGCCGACGCTGGTGAGCCCCGCGCGGCGGAACGCGCTGCGATACTCGGCCGGCGACCGATGGTGCCACGCCTTGCGATCACCCTCGATCTCGTCAGCCGTGGTGTACGCCTCTAGATATGTCACGCCTCCGAGGAGCTCGGCGATGGCGCGCAGTCCGCGGGTAAGCTCGCGGGGCGGCACGTACTGTAGCACGTCGCAACACACGATAAGATCGAACGGGCCCTCGAGTCCGAGTTCATCGAGCGTGCCGAAGGTACCTGCGCGGATGTTGCGCGTGCGGCCGAAGCGCTGACGCACATACTCGCTCGAGTCAACGCCGGTGTACTGAAGCCCTCGGTGACCCGCGAGCAGCGGCGCGCGCCAGGTGCCTTCGCCGCAGCCTACATCGAGAACGGTCTTCACGGGCCGCTGGAGGAGCGCTTCGGCGATTCCGACGACCATGGCCGCCTT is a window from the Gemmatimonadota bacterium genome containing:
- a CDS encoding class I SAM-dependent methyltransferase, with protein sequence MSGKAGKAGKAGKAGKAGKAGKAYDQAYFDRWYRDPKARVATRAAVKRKAAMVVGIAEALLQRPVKTVLDVGCGEGTWRAPLLAGHRGLQYTGVDSSEYVRQRFGRTRNIRAGTFGTLDELGLEGPFDLIVCCDVLQYVPPRELTRGLRAIAELLGGVTYLEAYTTADEIEGDRKAWHHRSPAEYRSAFRRAGLTSVGMHCYVGSELRPMTAALERATG